In Heteronotia binoei isolate CCM8104 ecotype False Entrance Well chromosome 5, APGP_CSIRO_Hbin_v1, whole genome shotgun sequence, the DNA window GGACCCTCTGGCAAACTTCCCAGTTTCATTTTAGAACTCTCTGGGATTGCAGATTTGAAAGGAGCTCGGTCCGACTCCTTTGTTCGATGCAGGAGTTTCTCCATGCTGAGAAGTTATTGCTGTGGGATCAGGCAGGGATGAAGACGGTGAAACAAGAGGCAGCAGGCCACAAAGCAGGGGAAAGATCACAGAGGGTCGAAAAAGCCTCTAATGACAACTCAGCAGAAAGAAAATGCCCGCAAAGGATGCTGACCCAGCATCAGGTTAAACTGGAACCAGGCGAAGGGCTCGTTCGTCATTGGGAGACCCAGTGGCAGGACTTCCTGAAAACCATGGAGGGCCCTCACTCAGGATGGGCCATTCCTCAGTTGCCAGAAGAGCCCATCACTCCGTGGGACGACGCCAAGGCCTTTCTGGCCTCCTTTGAGCAAGTGGCCAGAGCCTGCCACTGGCCGAGAGAAGAGTGGGCGACCCGACTCCTGCCGGCCCTCAGCGGGAAAGCTGAACAGGCCTTTCGCCAGCTGGATGTCAGCGACAGGGAGGATTATGGGAAGGTGAAGGCAGCCATCTTGCGAGGGGACGCCATCAGCAGGGAGGAGCGGCGGCAACACTTCCGACGTTTCTGCTACCAGGAAGCTGATGGACCGAGAGGGGCTCACTGCAGGCTCCAAGAACTCTGCCACGGGTGGTTAAAAGTTGATAGGCACACCAAGGAGCAGATCTTGGAACTGCtggtcctggagcagttcctggctgtCCTGCCCCCAGAGATCCAGAGCGCAGTCAGGGAAGTTGGGCCAGAGACCTGCTCCCAGGCAGTGGCCTTGGCAGAAGATTTCCTCCAAACGCAAAGAGAAGCAGAGCAGGTAGCGAACCAGGTGAGACGCATTCGTAACTTGCTAGCGTGATATAACGATTGTACTAGACCaggggggtcaaactcatttgttatgagggccagatctggcataaatgagaccttgtcgggccaggccatgcatgtcatgaaatgccaggtagtggacacagaaataaataaataaataaataaagtctttaattgtgcttaattaaagattttctttatttatttagctgaTTTCTATTCCGCCATATCCTGCGAACAGGCACAGGACGCAGTACAACATATCACAACAACAAAATCTTAATAATTAATAACAGGtaaaggtaaggtagtcccctgtgcaagcaccaatcatttccgactctggggtgatgttgctttcacaacattttcacggcagactttttacggggtttgccattgccttcccaagtcatctacactccccccccccccagcaagctggggactcatttgaccgacctcggaaggatggaaggatgagtcaaccttgagccggctacctgaacccagcttccgcagggatcgaacttaggtcatgagcagagcttaggactgcagtactgcagctttaccactctgcaccacagggctctttaattAATAACTGATAATTAATAACAAGCCATTAAAAAAGTAAAAATCAATTGACAGTAAATCATTAAATTCCAACAGAAGACAGCTCTGGCTCAGCAGAAGTAGAATCAGTAGGCCTGATAAGAGATGGAATGACACAACACAAACTTAAAAACTTAAactaaaacaagcttaaaacattagcactcttgcaatattttgtttattcaatAGTCTCTGATGACTGAcgcctcttgttctgaattattgcatcaaaaactggagacaatgtctgtgctgtagcaatcttgagtatgctgttcaggtgatGTTCTGGTGTGtacctgtaagttgcaaacctacttttgatttatggaAGTTTCATTATCAATACTTTGAGCCTAGGACTCAGGGAAAAAAGTTGAATGGCTGACTGAttgatatttatatatttactaaAACATgtgtaccccacctttccttgtggttctaGTCAGCTTATTATGATAGTTTTAAAAACCCACGCAGAtctcttttattttccattgAGATACGATAAATTTTGCTTCCTCCCCACTGCTTGGTGTTCATTCACTGCAGATATGCAAGAGTATCAGATCATTTCCTTGTGTTACTTTCCCCCCAACCAGCCCTGTTGCTTTTCTCTCTAAGGTCCAggactcagattcagcaggagctcacaggagtgcagctcctgaacctttcggagggttccccctcttcccttccacctaccttgtccattgaataggaggtgcaactgcataacaatccctggattaggagaacaggcagccagccagcccactggggctttgccacacccccagcagccctcattagcccctggagaagcccacaccaccctttctccacttcttatgtgattttggacagcaggtggcttgctggccttttggctgggggtggggcgacccaggagacctccaggcgagggagatccagccagcctaagcaggcatcgcagggctctcctttcttgcgtcgggttgcttttggctggggtggtggcatatgctaatgagttatgctaatgagctccaccacctatttttctacaaaatgaaccctgctAGGGTCACCAAGTTCAAGGAGCGGcccagagttctcctggaattacaaccaatgTTCAGAGCATGGAGACTGTTTCTCCAGAAAGAAAAGGCAACTTTGGAGTGCAGACTCTATGATACAGTATAGAGTCAGCCCTCCGAAACTGTGGTACACTACAAGGgctaggtcaggggtggtcaaactgtggcttgggagccacatgtagctctttcacacatattgtatggctctcaaagcccgcttcccattggccagcttggagaaggcatttaaagtctctttaaatcacttcttcaagccaagccagccagtggcttggagaatgaagcTAAAGtcactttcttcccacctctctctccctccccacatctattttcctttccttttccttttccttttccttttccttttccttttccttttccttttccttttccttttccttttccttttcctttccctttccctttcccctttccccttccccttcccctgtcCTGTCCCTTccttgccttgtggctctcaaacatcatttggccacccctggtctaggagaaGCCAGGATCCTAGAGGGACATTACACCCTTGCTAAGCTCCACCACTCCCAGTCTCTAGATATTTCCCGAGCTGGAGTTGGCCACTTTACCCTTCTCTGCCGTTGCAGGTGCCGTTTGAGGAGGCAGCGGTGAAATTCCCTGAGGCTGGCCAGGCACCATTTGAGATGGAGCAGAGGCAACTGTGCATGGAGGCCAAACTGGCCGAGGACAGAACTGCCCGGCTTGCAGGTAAGCAGGGATTTCTTTTGCCTTGCATCACAGTCAGGGCCGGCACTACCACTAGacttttcactgccacaggaagtggtggcggctacaagcatagcctgctttaagaggggattggataaaatatggagcagaggtccatcagtggctattagccacagtatatatatatttgtgtgtgtgtatgtatatgtgtatgtgtgtgtgtgtgtatatatatatatatatatatatatatatatatatatatatatacacacacacacacacacatattggccactgtgtgacacagagtgttggactggatgggccattggcctgatccaacatggcttctcttatgttcttagacaaactaggtgatcgcctaAGGTGCAggccttctggggcaccaaattgggcacacccccatgtgactcgatgacattatcagtgcaggggggaggcgccagaagttagccttgcctagggtgccagccctgATCATGGTCTGAAACTCCTTTGCTAATTCCAGCCATTCCACCCTTCTGGAAATGTGAAACTGATTGCTGGTCTCACTCTGTTTTCCCTTCGGACTTCCAGGCAAGGGAAATGGCTATGTGGGAGATTACCTGCTTTGGATGCAAGAGTCTCTGGCTCATTAGCCATCATCCCCAGTCAGGGATGGCGCATGGGAGTCAGCGAAGTAGGCAGCTGACTGGGGCACCACCTCGCTGCagggacggggggtgggggtaggtggggctgagagagctctgacagaagctgccctttcaaggacagctctgccagagctatggctgacccaaggccattccagcagctgcaagtggaggagtggggaatcaaacccaattctcccagatgagagtccacacacttaaccactacacatgcTCTCTAAAACATGACCTCATTCAGGGCCTGGAACCTGCAGCTGCTAAGTCCCATATAGAGAGCCAgtgagagttctctcaacccccctacctcgcaggatgtctgttgggagggaggaaagtaaaggagattgtaagccgctctgagactgattcagagagaaaggtgggatataaatcctatttcTTCTTTAAGTTGATAAGATGAACTTTTGCTAGTATGAACTTTTGCCTAAATATTAATGAGCTGTGATGTCAAAAACCTTTAGTCAGGGAGCTTTAATCAGATTAAGGGAATTTGTTCTTATGTTTAAagcagtcaccccagagtcggaaacgactggtgcttgcagaggggactacctttaccttttttaccagcACTTTACGTTTTCACTCAGGAGTATATCAAGAACCAGTGGAGTTCGTACATAATCAGTATTATGCATTCCATAGAGCTGCCGTCAAAAATCAGTTTGGTTGCGGCAGTCTGGACCAGTGGAGGCTTCTGAACAGCATTCAAGGGGAGTAGCACGTAGAAAGCATTACAATCGTCTAGTTGGGAAGTTACCGGGGCATGTTGACTTCTTAGCTTTTGCTGCCCTAAACACAATTTGCACAAAGCCTTCAAGCCagggaaggcatttttttttgtgaACATCTCTTGATTTATCAAaaaccctgtggcgcagagtggtaagctgcagtattgcagtccaagctctgctcatgacctgagttcgatcctggcagaagctgggttcaggtagccagcttggggttgactcaaccttccatccttccaaagtcggtaaaatgagtacccagcttgctgagggagaagtgactggggaaggcaatggcaaaccaccccataaaaagtctgccgggaaaatgtcatgatgcgacatcacccaagagatggaaatgactgatgcttgcacaggggactacctttaccttttaccttaatTTATCGTTTTCCTTAATTTATTGTTTTGAGTTTCAGCAGTCTCTTGTGGAGGGAACTGAGCAGTGTTGTGGCTTTTCTTGTTTCCCCAGCAGCTAAAAGATGGATGAGTGCTCATGATGAGGAGAAATGCATGCTGGGAGATTCAGAAAATGCAGGACCGATGGAGGTGGTGCCTGACCAAGAGGAAGAGAATGTTTCCTCAGGCAGCGAGACAGAAAATGCCCCTGAGGGTCATGAATGGCAGAGTGAAGTCCACCCAGGAGAAGGGGTGGATGAATCAGGTTCTTGTGAGGATTTTGGGGAAAGTACAGACCTACAGGCTGCCTGTTCTGGCAAGAAGCAAAACTCGTATAGAGTTTGTGGCAAAAGCCTTATTATGAATCAGAGAACACACGCTGGAGGCAAGCCACAAAACAAATGCTTGATTTGTGGGAAATCTTTCTTGTACAGCT includes these proteins:
- the LOC132571287 gene encoding zinc finger protein 397-like isoform X1, giving the protein MQEFLHAEKLLLWDQAGMKTVKQEAAGHKAGERSQRVEKASNDNSAERKCPQRMLTQHQVKLEPGEGLVRHWETQWQDFLKTMEGPHSGWAIPQLPEEPITPWDDAKAFLASFEQVARACHWPREEWATRLLPALSGKAEQAFRQLDVSDREDYGKVKAAILRGDAISREERRQHFRRFCYQEADGPRGAHCRLQELCHGWLKVDRHTKEQILELLVLEQFLAVLPPEIQSAVREVGPETCSQAVALAEDFLQTQREAEQVANQVPFEEAAVKFPEAGQAPFEMEQRQLCMEAKLAEDRTARLAAAKRWMSAHDEEKCMLGDSENAGPMEVVPDQEEENVSSGSETENAPEGHEWQSEVHPGEGVDESGSCEDFGESTDLQAACSGKKQNSYRVCGKSLIMNQRTHAGGKPQNKCLICGKSFLYSSDLIIHNGIHTGERPYECPDCGKRFSRGSDRNRHQRIHTQEKLYKCLVCGKCFLYSSDLIIHQRIHTGERPYECLDCGKRFSCSSDRNRHQRIHTGEKPYVCLDCGKRFSQKVHLNRHCRIHVGEKSYKCPEYGESFSVS
- the LOC132571287 gene encoding zinc finger protein 397-like isoform X2, which codes for MQEFLHAEKLLLWDQAGMKTVKQEAAGHKAGERSQRVEKASNDNSAERKCPQRMLTQHQVKLEPGEGLVRHWETQWQDFLKTMEGPHSGWAIPQLPEEPITPWDDAKAFLASFEQVARACHWPREEWATRLLPALSGKAEQAFRQLDVSDREDYGKVKAAILRGDAISREERRQHFRRFCYQEADGPRGAHCRLQELCHGWLKVDRHTKEQILELLVLEQFLAVLPPEIQSAVREVGPETCSQAVALAEDFLQTQREAEQVANQVPFEEAAVKFPEAGQAPFEMEQRQLCMEAKLAEDRTARLAAKRWMSAHDEEKCMLGDSENAGPMEVVPDQEEENVSSGSETENAPEGHEWQSEVHPGEGVDESGSCEDFGESTDLQAACSGKKQNSYRVCGKSLIMNQRTHAGGKPQNKCLICGKSFLYSSDLIIHNGIHTGERPYECPDCGKRFSRGSDRNRHQRIHTQEKLYKCLVCGKCFLYSSDLIIHQRIHTGERPYECLDCGKRFSCSSDRNRHQRIHTGEKPYVCLDCGKRFSQKVHLNRHCRIHVGEKSYKCPEYGESFSVS